The proteins below are encoded in one region of Ferruginibacter lapsinanis:
- a CDS encoding response regulator, translating into MESKQPIKLFLVDDDALFLKSLEIEFMQHANFIIETYATGELCVQSLSNAPDVIILDYHLDGIDTKAMDGLAALDAIKTINPDIPVIMLSSQDKIEVAINCMHHKAYDYVVKSETAFIRLQKIITSIFTYKKMEKELRWYMDRM; encoded by the coding sequence ATGGAAAGTAAACAACCGATCAAACTTTTTTTAGTAGATGATGATGCTTTGTTTTTAAAATCATTGGAGATTGAGTTTATGCAACATGCCAATTTTATTATTGAAACCTATGCTACCGGAGAGCTTTGCGTGCAAAGTTTATCCAATGCTCCCGATGTAATTATTTTAGATTATCATCTGGATGGCATCGATACCAAGGCTATGGATGGATTAGCAGCATTAGATGCCATAAAAACGATCAATCCGGATATACCGGTTATCATGTTATCCTCTCAGGATAAAATTGAAGTGGCCATTAACTGTATGCACCACAAAGCTTATGATTATGTTGTAAAAAGTGAAACAGCGTTTATTCGCCTGCAAAAGATCATCACATCAATTTTTACCTATAAAAAAATGGAAAAAGAATTGAGGTGGTATATGGATCGAATGTGA